In the genome of Triticum urartu cultivar G1812 chromosome 5, Tu2.1, whole genome shotgun sequence, one region contains:
- the LOC125507476 gene encoding uncharacterized protein LOC125507476 isoform X1 has protein sequence MHSNRANYITPWEVKKRRRMHMANAQDSCGASIPYEMIIEVLQWLPVKSVFRFRAVCRSWAKLLSSDEFSRLHMTAAKVARRQAPPPKLLYISPTTTFDSTAVYSCPFSPSSSSGRPRDRGDLLFTIDGARGNCVEVVTPMPCRGLTLLYDAIGAAFYICNAATRAATRLPASTEERAARSAAGLGFDAQTDEYKVVRLINRLSHQQDLVWCEIYTPGGRSGDRWRPPAGGVPLSLHQFVYAAVTNAELNKLPPVFANGCLHWLMRPASFTTTPSVAVVSFSVTEETFTCLRSPPFWVPGAPPIRHGLSGEQLVEMDDQLCLVRDTRNTILYANVLEIWKLPDYSSGDWLLSHRINLSSHLARDLRESQILRVIGCFGINSSSPRKKIVITTSKHKIFDEYQKMVHTYDPRSEALETILSIMETHSTPYYGPPSSRFSFIQDTLAPVHKTDEEIALSSDLAKVTGEILLRLPAKAVIHSKFVCKQWFRLIESDNFIQSYFQHKNMDKRPKVMLVVKGTGQLGFSFAPLNKCLQEAPSNSTLLDTKVVCSKPCHGLNLVSTEMNDYLCNPCTGFHKGYSLGPNFLQRMPKAEEHAFTVGNKNIGLTFDPLTQQHVFVAIFYRQKDFKSRQYDLTCRLRLCDSRDRPQPSSVPPLPVNDMPPAYVEGMLYWMSEPRLGQSCEWNIVSFNLATRIFDVVACPSWFARWNSRNRCRAFVVELVGLLCAALADPMAEKLDVWKLEHGQWGRAFTIHLEAYPDYSLKTSVVVPLALDPAYGKVLLNTGRKIGLYDPINQTIRSLYSLDQVLVARSTSPHHKFLDTPSTSSGNSSTCSKEDSAAEMNSMDSKMIPSVPMLYEESLASYTRVAKKQLLW, from the coding sequence ATGCATAGCAACAGGGCGAATTATATCACGCCTTGGGAGGtcaagaagaggaggaggatgcaCATGGCCAATGCACAAGATAGTTGCGGGGCCTCGATTCCGTATGAGATGATCATAGAGGTACTGCAGTGGCTCCCTGTCAAATCTGTCTTCCGCTTCCGGGCAGTTTGTCGCTCCTGGGCAAAGCTGCTCTCCTCTGATGAATTCAGCCGCCTCCATATGACAGCAGCTAAGGTTGCAAGGCGGCAGGCACCACCACCCAAGCTGCTATACATCTCACCTACCACCACATTCGACTCCACCGCGGTCTACTCGTGCCCCTtctcgccatcatcatcatcgggccGCCCCAGAGATCGTGGGGACCTACTGTTCACCATCGACGGTGCCCGTGGCAACTGTGTGGAAGTAGTGACGCCCATGCCGTGCCGCGGCCTCACCCTCCTCTACGACGCTATCGGCGCAGCTTTCTACATCTGCAACGCGGCAACACGAGCTGCTACGCGTCTGCCAGCTTCCACTGAGGAACGAGCAGCCAGGTCCGCTGCTGGGCTGGGGTTTGATGCCCAGACAGATGAGTACAAAGTGGTGAGGTTGATCAATAGGTTGTCTCATCAGCAGGACTTGGTGTGGTGTGAGATTTACACACCTGGAGGCCGCTCTGGGGATCGCTGGAGGCCGCCTGCCGGAGGAGTACCCTTGAGCTTGCATCAGTTTGTATATGCCGCTGTTACAAATGCGGAATTGAACAAATTACCTCCTGTGTTTGCCAACGGTTGCCTGCACTGGTTGATGAGACCCGCCTCTTTCACCACGACTCCGAGTGTTGCTGTCGTGTCCTTCTCGGTCACAGAGGAGACCTTCACATGTCTCCGGTCACCGCCCTTCTGGGTACCAGGAGCGCCGCCGATCAGGCATGGGTTGTCAGGAGAGCAACTAGTGGAGATGGATGACCAACTATGTTTGGTCCGAGATACTCGCAACACAATCCTTTATGCTAACGTTTTGGAGATCTGGAAACTGCCGGACTATAGCTCTGGTGACTGGTTACTGAGTCACCGGATCAATTTGTCGAGCCACCTGGCAAGAGATTTACGCGAATCACAAATTCTGAGAGTTATTGGATGTTTTGGGATCAATTCCAGCTCGCCAAGGAAGAAGATAGTCATCACTACTAGCAAGCACAAGATTTTCGACGAGTATCAGAAAATGGTTCACACGTATGACCCTAGGTCTGAAGCTCTAGAAACCATTCTTTCAATCATGGAGACACACTCAACTCCATATTATGGCCCCCCTAGTTCAAGGTTTAGTTTCATTCAAGATACCCTTGCTCCTGTGCATAAGACAGATGAAGAGATAGCCTTGTCATCTGACCTGGCTAAGGTGACTGGAGAGATCCTACTCCGCCTCCCAGCTAAAGCAGTGATACACTCCAAATTTGTGTGCAAGCAGTGGTTCAGATTGATTGAGAGTGACAACTTTATTCAGTCATACTTTCAGCATAAGAACATGGACAAAAGACCTAAGGTCATGCTTGTGGTCAAGGGCACTGGACAATTGGGCTTCAGTTTTGCTCCCTTGAATAAATGCCTCCAAGAAGCTCCTAGTAACAGTACATTACTTGATACAAAGGTGGTTTGCTCCAAGCCTTGCCATGGGCTGAACTTGGTAAGCACCGAGATGAACGACTATCTCTGCAACCCATGTACAGGTTTCCACAAGGGCTACTCGCTTGGGCCAAATTTTCTGCAGAGAATGCCTAAAGCAGAAGAGCATGCTTTCACAGTCGGCAATAAGAATATTGGCTTGACTTTTGACCCTTTGACTCAACAACATGTTTTCGTGGCAATCTTCTATCGCCAGAAGGACTTCAAATCTCGTCAATATGACCTGACATGCAGGTTACGCTTGTGTGACTCTCGGGATCGCCCCCAACCGAGCTCGGTACCGCCTCTGCCTGTGAATGACATGCCACCGGCTTATGTGGAAGGAATGCTGTACTGGATGAGTGAGCCAAGGTTGGGACAGAGCTGTGAATGGAACATTGTTTCTTTCAACCTTGCTACAAGAATTTTTGATGTCGTCGCATGCCCTTCTTGGTTTGCAAGATGGAATAGCAGAAACCGCTGTCGTGCATTTGTTGTTGAGCTCGTAGGACTATTATGTGCTGCTCTAGCAGATCCAATGGCTGAAAAATTAGATGTATGGAAGCTAGAGCATGGCCAATGGGGCAGAGCATTCACAATTCACCTGGAAGCATATCCTGACTATTCCCTTAAGACAAGTGTTGTCGTGCCATTAGCTCTTGATCCCGCTTACGGGAAGGTCCTGCTCAACACTGGGAGGAAAATAGGGCTGTATGATCCAATAAATCAGACAATTCGAAGTTTGTATTCACTTGATCAGGTGCTGGTTGCCAGAAGTACTAGTCCACACCACAAGTTTCTTGATACGCCTTCAACTTCATCAGGGAATAGTTCGACATGCTCCAAAGAAGACTCAGCGGCGGAGATGAATAGTATGGACTCTAAAATGATTCCTTCTGTTCCAATGTTATATGAGGAGAGCTTGGCATCTTACACCCGTGTGGCCAAGAAACAATTGTTGTGGTGA
- the LOC125507476 gene encoding uncharacterized protein LOC125507476 isoform X2 — translation MPCRGLTLLYDAIGAAFYICNAATRAATRLPASTEERAARSAAGLGFDAQTDEYKVVRLINRLSHQQDLVWCEIYTPGGRSGDRWRPPAGGVPLSLHQFVYAAVTNAELNKLPPVFANGCLHWLMRPASFTTTPSVAVVSFSVTEETFTCLRSPPFWVPGAPPIRHGLSGEQLVEMDDQLCLVRDTRNTILYANVLEIWKLPDYSSGDWLLSHRINLSSHLARDLRESQILRVIGCFGINSSSPRKKIVITTSKHKIFDEYQKMVHTYDPRSEALETILSIMETHSTPYYGPPSSRFSFIQDTLAPVHKTDEEIALSSDLAKVTGEILLRLPAKAVIHSKFVCKQWFRLIESDNFIQSYFQHKNMDKRPKVMLVVKGTGQLGFSFAPLNKCLQEAPSNSTLLDTKVVCSKPCHGLNLVSTEMNDYLCNPCTGFHKGYSLGPNFLQRMPKAEEHAFTVGNKNIGLTFDPLTQQHVFVAIFYRQKDFKSRQYDLTCRLRLCDSRDRPQPSSVPPLPVNDMPPAYVEGMLYWMSEPRLGQSCEWNIVSFNLATRIFDVVACPSWFARWNSRNRCRAFVVELVGLLCAALADPMAEKLDVWKLEHGQWGRAFTIHLEAYPDYSLKTSVVVPLALDPAYGKVLLNTGRKIGLYDPINQTIRSLYSLDQVLVARSTSPHHKFLDTPSTSSGNSSTCSKEDSAAEMNSMDSKMIPSVPMLYEESLASYTRVAKKQLLW, via the coding sequence ATGCCGTGCCGCGGCCTCACCCTCCTCTACGACGCTATCGGCGCAGCTTTCTACATCTGCAACGCGGCAACACGAGCTGCTACGCGTCTGCCAGCTTCCACTGAGGAACGAGCAGCCAGGTCCGCTGCTGGGCTGGGGTTTGATGCCCAGACAGATGAGTACAAAGTGGTGAGGTTGATCAATAGGTTGTCTCATCAGCAGGACTTGGTGTGGTGTGAGATTTACACACCTGGAGGCCGCTCTGGGGATCGCTGGAGGCCGCCTGCCGGAGGAGTACCCTTGAGCTTGCATCAGTTTGTATATGCCGCTGTTACAAATGCGGAATTGAACAAATTACCTCCTGTGTTTGCCAACGGTTGCCTGCACTGGTTGATGAGACCCGCCTCTTTCACCACGACTCCGAGTGTTGCTGTCGTGTCCTTCTCGGTCACAGAGGAGACCTTCACATGTCTCCGGTCACCGCCCTTCTGGGTACCAGGAGCGCCGCCGATCAGGCATGGGTTGTCAGGAGAGCAACTAGTGGAGATGGATGACCAACTATGTTTGGTCCGAGATACTCGCAACACAATCCTTTATGCTAACGTTTTGGAGATCTGGAAACTGCCGGACTATAGCTCTGGTGACTGGTTACTGAGTCACCGGATCAATTTGTCGAGCCACCTGGCAAGAGATTTACGCGAATCACAAATTCTGAGAGTTATTGGATGTTTTGGGATCAATTCCAGCTCGCCAAGGAAGAAGATAGTCATCACTACTAGCAAGCACAAGATTTTCGACGAGTATCAGAAAATGGTTCACACGTATGACCCTAGGTCTGAAGCTCTAGAAACCATTCTTTCAATCATGGAGACACACTCAACTCCATATTATGGCCCCCCTAGTTCAAGGTTTAGTTTCATTCAAGATACCCTTGCTCCTGTGCATAAGACAGATGAAGAGATAGCCTTGTCATCTGACCTGGCTAAGGTGACTGGAGAGATCCTACTCCGCCTCCCAGCTAAAGCAGTGATACACTCCAAATTTGTGTGCAAGCAGTGGTTCAGATTGATTGAGAGTGACAACTTTATTCAGTCATACTTTCAGCATAAGAACATGGACAAAAGACCTAAGGTCATGCTTGTGGTCAAGGGCACTGGACAATTGGGCTTCAGTTTTGCTCCCTTGAATAAATGCCTCCAAGAAGCTCCTAGTAACAGTACATTACTTGATACAAAGGTGGTTTGCTCCAAGCCTTGCCATGGGCTGAACTTGGTAAGCACCGAGATGAACGACTATCTCTGCAACCCATGTACAGGTTTCCACAAGGGCTACTCGCTTGGGCCAAATTTTCTGCAGAGAATGCCTAAAGCAGAAGAGCATGCTTTCACAGTCGGCAATAAGAATATTGGCTTGACTTTTGACCCTTTGACTCAACAACATGTTTTCGTGGCAATCTTCTATCGCCAGAAGGACTTCAAATCTCGTCAATATGACCTGACATGCAGGTTACGCTTGTGTGACTCTCGGGATCGCCCCCAACCGAGCTCGGTACCGCCTCTGCCTGTGAATGACATGCCACCGGCTTATGTGGAAGGAATGCTGTACTGGATGAGTGAGCCAAGGTTGGGACAGAGCTGTGAATGGAACATTGTTTCTTTCAACCTTGCTACAAGAATTTTTGATGTCGTCGCATGCCCTTCTTGGTTTGCAAGATGGAATAGCAGAAACCGCTGTCGTGCATTTGTTGTTGAGCTCGTAGGACTATTATGTGCTGCTCTAGCAGATCCAATGGCTGAAAAATTAGATGTATGGAAGCTAGAGCATGGCCAATGGGGCAGAGCATTCACAATTCACCTGGAAGCATATCCTGACTATTCCCTTAAGACAAGTGTTGTCGTGCCATTAGCTCTTGATCCCGCTTACGGGAAGGTCCTGCTCAACACTGGGAGGAAAATAGGGCTGTATGATCCAATAAATCAGACAATTCGAAGTTTGTATTCACTTGATCAGGTGCTGGTTGCCAGAAGTACTAGTCCACACCACAAGTTTCTTGATACGCCTTCAACTTCATCAGGGAATAGTTCGACATGCTCCAAAGAAGACTCAGCGGCGGAGATGAATAGTATGGACTCTAAAATGATTCCTTCTGTTCCAATGTTATATGAGGAGAGCTTGGCATCTTACACCCGTGTGGCCAAGAAACAATTGTTGTGGTGA